Proteins from a genomic interval of Lysobacter arenosi:
- the panD gene encoding aspartate 1-decarboxylase — protein MQLNVLKAKIHRATVTHAELHYEGSCAIDGRLLDISGIREYEQIHIYNVNNGQRFVTYAIRGEEGSGVISVNGAAAHCAQPGDLVIICAYGVCDEAEAAKYKPTLVYVDRHNALTHTNRSMPAQAA, from the coding sequence ATGCAACTGAACGTACTCAAGGCCAAGATCCACCGCGCCACCGTGACCCACGCCGAGCTTCACTACGAAGGCTCGTGCGCGATCGACGGGCGCCTGCTCGACATCTCGGGTATCCGCGAGTACGAGCAGATCCACATCTACAACGTCAACAACGGCCAGCGCTTCGTCACCTACGCCATCCGCGGCGAAGAGGGCAGCGGCGTGATCTCGGTCAACGGTGCCGCCGCCCACTGCGCGCAGCCCGGCGACCTGGTGATCATCTGCGCCTACGGCGTGTGCGACGAAGCCGAGGCGGCCAAGTACAAGCCGACCCTGGTCTACGTCGACCGCCACAATGCGCTGACGCATACCAACCGTTCGATGCCGGCACAGGCAGCCTGA
- the pgi gene encoding glucose-6-phosphate isomerase — translation MDADARLSRLRAQAGRVIQTPLKDLVAADPSRAQQFAVRVGPVYANFARQHYDRDALASLFELAEQAAVRQKLQAQFDGEKINVTEGRSVLHTALRGDVSTAPVARAAHAQALEARARMRALVDALAASDVTDIVSVGIGGSDLGPRLAVDALTGAAPGRFRVHFLSNVDGHAAQRVLAGLDPRRTAAVLISKTFGTQETLLNGAILRDWLGGTERLYAVSANVERAAEAFAIPPERILPMWDWVGGRYSLWSAVGFPIALAIGMDAFEAMLDGASQMDAHVLDTPLPQNLAAWHALTSIWNRNGLGYATQAVLAYDERLKLLSNYLQQLVMESLGKSVRTDASAVTVDTVPVWWGGAGTDTQHSFFQALHQGTSIVPADFIGVVRSDAPYPDNHRALQANLLAQTEAFANGQGSDDPARAYAGGRPSTMILLDALTPQAFGALLALYEHSVYLQSVIWGINAFDQFGVELGKQVASRLLPALAGDVQADDPVTRELLAQLR, via the coding sequence ATGGATGCCGATGCCCGTCTGAGCCGTCTTCGCGCCCAGGCAGGGCGCGTCATCCAAACCCCGCTGAAGGACCTGGTCGCCGCAGACCCGTCGCGCGCGCAGCAGTTCGCCGTGCGCGTCGGTCCGGTCTACGCCAACTTCGCCCGCCAGCACTACGACCGTGACGCGCTGGCGTCGCTGTTCGAACTGGCCGAGCAGGCCGCCGTGCGGCAGAAACTGCAGGCGCAGTTCGACGGCGAGAAGATCAACGTCACCGAAGGCCGCAGCGTGCTGCATACCGCGCTGCGTGGCGACGTCTCGACCGCGCCGGTGGCGCGCGCCGCGCACGCCCAGGCGCTGGAAGCGCGTGCACGCATGCGTGCACTGGTCGATGCGCTGGCTGCCAGCGATGTCACCGACATCGTCAGCGTCGGCATCGGCGGCTCCGACCTGGGTCCGCGCCTGGCAGTCGATGCGCTGACCGGTGCCGCACCCGGTCGCTTCCGCGTCCATTTCCTGTCCAATGTCGACGGCCATGCCGCACAGCGCGTGCTGGCGGGTCTCGATCCGCGTCGCACCGCCGCGGTGCTGATCTCCAAGACCTTCGGTACGCAGGAGACGCTGCTCAACGGCGCGATCCTGCGCGACTGGCTCGGCGGAACCGAACGGCTGTATGCCGTGTCGGCGAACGTCGAGCGCGCCGCCGAAGCATTCGCCATTCCGCCCGAGCGCATCCTGCCGATGTGGGACTGGGTGGGTGGCCGTTATTCGCTGTGGTCGGCGGTGGGCTTCCCGATCGCGCTGGCGATCGGCATGGACGCGTTCGAGGCGATGCTCGATGGCGCCTCGCAGATGGACGCGCACGTCCTCGACACGCCGCTGCCGCAGAACCTTGCCGCGTGGCACGCACTGACTTCGATCTGGAACCGCAATGGCCTGGGCTATGCCACGCAGGCCGTGCTGGCCTACGACGAGCGCCTGAAGCTGCTGTCGAACTACCTGCAGCAGCTGGTGATGGAAAGCCTGGGCAAGTCGGTGCGCACCGATGCTTCCGCGGTCACCGTCGACACCGTGCCGGTCTGGTGGGGCGGTGCCGGCACCGATACCCAGCACAGTTTCTTCCAGGCGTTGCACCAGGGCACCTCGATCGTGCCCGCCGACTTCATCGGTGTGGTTCGTTCCGATGCGCCGTATCCGGACAACCACCGCGCGCTGCAGGCCAACCTGCTGGCGCAGACCGAGGCCTTTGCCAACGGCCAGGGCAGCGACGACCCGGCGCGCGCGTACGCCGGTGGTCGGCCGAGCACGATGATCCTGCTCGACGCGCTGACGCCGCAGGCGTTCGGCGCGCTGCTGGCGCTGTACGAGCACAGCGTTTACCTGCAGTCGGTGATCTGGGGCATCAACGCCTTCGATCAGTTCGGCGTGGAGCTGGGCAAGCAGGTGGCGAGCCGGTTGCTGCCAGCGCTGGCCGGTGACGTGCAGGCTGACGATCCGGTGACGCGGGAGTTGCTGGCGCAGCTGCGATAG